In Deltaproteobacteria bacterium, one genomic interval encodes:
- a CDS encoding tetratricopeptide repeat protein: MKQKVFLLSLVLMSMLFIAVSSVNATLRNDAERAREFMRTGRYPLAIDLLKKGINLKPADAEARFQLGICYIRTGNFSGADDLFGRAVRLNPKYGYLVGMQYMKAGSEELEKGHIGKSRILFQKAVQYQPDLKEGIAKKAFSQGKRLFDQGQYQAADGRFSVANCFNGSFGNEICGMYFELGNSADDTRCIDFYLLANCYCNTHNEEIGLRLLQIGKRHSSKQWRDKYKSEAARYVDKETIETVFPPPSWKTVHASAYIGKGYDNNDSPRYHVSTVEFGKQVKFGDKIIVQTDGTFRIWDAGWNEYIYRCETISRNRATGGPFYVEGPKDKKITVIIQRYY, translated from the coding sequence AATGAAACAAAAGGTTTTCCTATTATCTTTGGTCCTTATGTCCATGCTCTTTATCGCTGTTTCCTCAGTCAATGCCACACTCAGAAATGACGCGGAACGGGCAAGGGAATTCATGCGGACCGGCAGGTATCCCCTTGCAATTGACTTGCTAAAAAAAGGGATAAACCTCAAACCGGCTGATGCTGAAGCTCGCTTTCAATTGGGTATCTGTTACATAAGAACCGGCAACTTCAGTGGAGCTGACGATCTGTTTGGCAGGGCCGTCCGCCTGAACCCGAAATACGGATATCTAGTCGGAATGCAATACATGAAAGCCGGAAGTGAGGAGTTAGAAAAGGGCCATATAGGAAAAAGCCGAATCCTTTTTCAAAAGGCAGTTCAGTATCAGCCGGACCTTAAAGAAGGCATTGCCAAAAAGGCATTCAGTCAAGGAAAAAGGCTTTTTGATCAAGGACAATATCAAGCGGCAGACGGGAGATTTTCCGTGGCCAACTGTTTCAATGGATCCTTTGGCAATGAAATCTGTGGCATGTATTTTGAACTCGGGAATTCTGCGGATGATACAAGGTGTATCGATTTCTATTTACTGGCGAACTGCTATTGCAACACACATAATGAAGAGATTGGGCTAAGATTACTGCAGATAGGCAAACGTCATTCTTCTAAACAGTGGAGAGACAAATACAAATCAGAAGCCGCCAGGTATGTTGACAAAGAAACAATTGAAACAGTATTTCCCCCACCGTCCTGGAAGACTGTCCATGCTTCCGCCTATATCGGAAAAGGCTATGACAACAATGACAGTCCCAGATATCATGTGAGCACCGTTGAATTCGGTAAACAGGTTAAATTCGGGGATAAGATCATTGTTCAAACCGATGGAACATTCAGAATCTGGGATGCAGGCTGGAACGAATACATATACCGTTGCGAGACTATTTCCAGAAACAGGGCAACGGGAGGACCTTTCTATGTGGAAGGCCCGAAAGACAAGAAGATAACTGTAATAATTCAAAGATATTATTAG